The Denticeps clupeoides chromosome 4, fDenClu1.1, whole genome shotgun sequence genome segment GGGGTCGAAGGGGTGACAGTCCGCTTTCGGGGACTCTGGCCGCTCGTCCTGGGCCTCCAGAGGGACGCAGTCCTTGTCGTAAAACACGTAGCAGTCGTGGCCGTCCTTGGTCCGGCCCCGGATGCCCAGGCGATGGCGGGTCTGGAACTGAGGCAGGGGCGGCGGCGGTCTCCTCAGGGCAGCCGCGGCCGCCAGGATGCAGGAGGGGTCAAACCGGGGGTCACAGGAGAGGCTCGGCGCGGCGGGCTCGTCCTTGGGGGTGAACTCGACCACAGGCTTGCTGAGCCCGGCCAGCCTGGTGGCGCTGAGGGGGTTGCAGCCTTCGTCGAACAGCGGGTTGCAGTGCTGCCCCTTGGGGGCGTCCTGGCTGTCGGCGGCGGCCAGGGCAGCGGGCGGAGCCACGCAGAAGGGGTCGTAATCAGGATCGCAGGTTGGGTAGAGGTGGTACAgaccggacggagccctctgcaCCAGTCTCGGCCAGCAGTAGGGGTCCTTGCTGGGGTCACAGCCGAGGCTGCCGTAGGAGGGGACGGGGCCGATGGGCTTGTAGCCGTACGCCGCGCGCAAGTGGTACTGCAAGCACTCTACGTCAGAGGGGCTGCAGATTCGCAGAAGCTCCGCCCTCTGCTCGGCTGAGAGGAAGGGCTCCACCACGGGGGCGTAGAACGGGACCACAGGCGTCCTCAGGGGCAGCGGGAGAAAGGAGTTCAGGATGGGGGCGGGAACCTTGGCAGGGGCGGCGGCCGGCTCCTCCTCCGGGGCCTTGGGGGGCCTTGGGAAGAGGCAGTAGGGGTCGAGGTAGGGGTTACACGTCAGGAGGCGAGCGTCTCGTATCTGGACAGGCATGACGATTTTAGCCTGAGGTTTGCTGGTGGATTCTGCGACGCAGTCGGGGTCGTCGGACTTGGCGCAGGCCCGGTAGACCTCGCTGAGGTGGGTGAGGTAGTGGTTGAAGTCGGGCTTCTCCTCACTCCTGTGCTTGTTCTGCAGGTAAGCCATGTACAAGCGATCCAGATCCTCCACCTACGATCACACACAAAGTCAAGAAATCCACGAAGTTCATGCAACAGAACCCTGGACGTTGGCTGCGTGCGGACTTACTCCTTCCTGGTTGTGCGTCTCTACAAAATACTTGTACCAGCTCCAGAAATCGGGCAGGCGTCTGTAGTAGCCAACGTTCCTCCTGCTGCGGCCGACCTTCCTCGGGGCGTCTGTCTCCTCCGTCTTCTCCCCTGCGGCTGCTTCTGTGATGAAGGCATCTTGTCTTTCATGTCACGTTCCATAGTCTTTACCATATATTTATACGAATCACTGCTGTATGGATGTActaatgattaataaaaataaagtgaagtgattgtcacttgtgatacacagcagcacagcatacggtgcacacagtgaaatgtgtcctctgcatttaacccatcacccttggtgagcagtgtgtggggacggtggcacctcggctgatcgggattcgaaccggcaaccttctgactacggggccgcttccttcaccgcttggccaccactgcccccccaccACTGTGGAAGTGGACTGTAATCTATTGCTGAGATGATTGGTCTCAGACTGGCCCAGGAGCTTCTGAGCTGTTGTGCTCAGCTCAAATTTGCTAGGAGATTAGGGAAAGAGCCTGAGACCAACAGGAGGAATGTCTGTCTTCTGGGGACAAACACTAAGCATGGTCTCTGGCCCGGTGCTAACTCATGTCCTGACAACACAAGGAATCCTTCAAGGTCTCAGGACTCATACAAGTAGAAGACATACAAAGAGGGAACGTCCCGCACACAGAAGAGGGACAACCCCAACACTGGTCGCCACTCAGCAACTGCCTTACCGTCTTGCATCTCAGGAAGCCCCACTGGTCCGGCCCACAGAAGGTCTGTGTGTCAAACGAGGGAAATTAGGAACACGGAACCGTCAAGCGGCAGCTGCGATGCCAGTCAAGCAAGGAGAAATGTGAGCAGCGGGCGTTCACTTCAGTTTAAAGGCGCCCAGCGGGGGACGCTGGCTCCAGGGGACATGTGGAGGTGTCACCCATTAAACGACAACGAGCAGAGGCAGCGAGAGCCCGAGGTTCCCTCATTACCACAGTGCGGTAAAATAAAAGCGCTTCCGACACTAATGGCCAGAGGGAAAAGCGTCGTCAGCCGGTCCCCCGCAGCGCTTTAATCTGCCgtgaataaaatgcacaaacGTACACGTTCAGATGGTTTCTTCACACGGACTTTGCCAGGGACGTTTTTTTTAGCAATTCTTGAAAAATGCTGCTAGATTATAATTTGCCGCCATAATTGATAATCTCTCATGTTGCATGCTGCATGCTGCATGTTGCATGCTGCATGCTGCAGTGAGGTGTGAGTCTGGTTCTCTGGCTTCACCCCGTTGCATCACGCTAGTCGAGTCCTCTGACCGCCCGGTCGGGGACACTTTTCCAGGTCGGCTCTCGTGAGAGCGTGTGTGGTCGTGGTGTCTGGTGTCGTGGCAGACCTCTTACCCGGCAGCAGAACGACGGCGAGCAGCAGCCCGGCGAACATGCCGAAGAGGCGGAGTCCTGCGGCTCCGGACATTTTTATGCAACGCCTGAGGACGAAAAAATGCAGCAgctgatatttacatttacagtatttaccagacgcccttatccagagcaacttacaatcagtagttacagggacagtccccccctggagacactcagggttaagtgtcctgctcagggacacaatggtagtaagtggggtttgaacctgggtcttctggttcatgggcaacccactaggctactaccatcctgatATCAGAATAAACAACACATCTGATGCAACCGCGAGGTGATGGACTCCGGCGGGACTCACCTTCCTCTGATCTCCGTTCAGCTCTGGGCCGGGGACCTTGCTGGCCGGGTGCCGGGGGACCGCTTCTTTTTTAAGCGAACCCTAGGTCGTTAAACACACGTCAGGATTTCCGCTGTTTTCTCTGTGGCGATTGGCTCCACGAGAACATCTCACCGACCAATAGGGGGTCCTGTAATTAGGAACCCTCGGCAGCAAGACTGTACTTGGTGGAGGAGAACCAGAGGGTTCGTGGGCTTGATGAGGAGCAGAAATCATCATAAAATCACGGCTTGGAGCTTTGATTAACGGGCCATTATCGACGCCAGTCTTGGCCCCGGGCCTGGAATTTGGGGCCGGGGGAACGTGGTGCTTGTTAAGTCGGAGAGAAGGAGGCCGTAAAACTGACATACGGCAGCAGGCCTGGTAAAACCCGAGCACGAGTAAATCACCGGTTTCTGCAGCCAGGACCCTGGACCTGTCACAGCACATCGTCCGTCCCCGGGCTCTTCTCCTTTCACCTCTCGACTGTTCTTCTCTGTTTCTGACAGAAGCCCAGTGGCCTACAAACCTGAAGAGGAAATATCGTCCTCcaggattacatttacatttacagcatttaccagacgcccttatccagagcgacttacaaccagtagttacagggacagtccccccctggagacactcagggttaagtgtcttgctcagggacacgatggtagtgagtggggtttgaacctgggtcttctggttcataggcgagtgtgttaacccactaggctactaccaccctggatcATGATAGGATGATATTTCATCTCACTGTGTACCGTGTATATGGATGGGACGACAATAAAAGCTTCACTTACCAGAGTAGtgttacttttacatttacagcatttaccagacgcccttatccagagcgtcttacagtcagtagttacagggacagtccccccctggagacactcagggttaagtgtcttgcgcagggacacgatggtagtaagtggggtttgaatctgggtctttaTTCTGGTTTGTTTAACGCTGATAAATTTACAACTTTTACATCTAAACAACAAAAAGAcaacactgaataaaaaaataaaaagaaatagaaatacAACGCTGACATTTCTAATCATttctaaataatatatatgaatTTAACAGTCAATACATGACTACAGAACCTGTCAAAATTAGATGATGTAATAAAACTGCAAATAAGCTGTACAAcataatataatgtatatatttataataaattcaGCACACCAGTGGGCagaaacctcacacacacacacacacacacactctttcggACCATAACGCCCTGCGGTCGGTCAGAGTTGATTTCCTGATGATGCACGACCGGATCGGACAGGCCCTGAGCCTGAATATATAATCACGGTCACATAACTATGCTGAAAAATGTCCAAACAGGTGTTCAGCAGTGAGCAAAAACCTGCAATCCGGCGTGGAAGTGGTTGGAGGTGAACGTGGTGGAGCCTCGTAATTTCAGCATGTCACAGGCAGGAATTCTTACAATTCTCGCAGCTCCGCACCACCTGGAGTAAAAGATCATTTTCTAGCAGCTCTGAAAAACGTTCTGCCCAGTTTGTCCTTCTCCTGTGCGCGGTAATATCATCTTGTAATGTAAAAATCACAAAGAGTAACAGGTCAGAGGGTCAAACCCGAGGTGTAAAAAGCGCCTCTGCCCTTCCTGCCTAATGAATTTTTACCAGGTTGGTTTTCAAAGGCCCACGTGCAGTATTAAAATGACCAATATATTTATTCCAATTATTCAACAGTTATTCATTTACTCTCAGCCAATGAGAATGGAAGGTTGGGTATAATTACATAATTGAGTATGTGGTCGGTCATATATAATTGTAATATCCTGCATAATgtaacacgtgtgtgtgtgtgtgtgtgtgtgtgtgtattagaacagttttaaatatataatgtatgcataatataatgaaataatataatgaaaaacaagTATGTAATTGTGAGTTTTCATATGTACACACTTCCACGAATATCTAGTGGTGTAAGTGACTGACCTATCAGGAAATATTCGGGAGATTTTACATCTTAACAGTGTCAGCAGGTATCTAGAGCAGAATATTTTCCAGGAAGacgctagtaaaaaaaaaaaaactttctttcaTCCTGGAGCACAAAGGCAGCACAATAATCTGACACAGAAACAAGGAGCAGTGTGCATTTGGAagagaaatgcagaaatgtaatAGGATGCACTGCCCATTTTTGGGGCAGAAGTTGCATAAATCCCCAGAATTTACAGTGCAGGCTAATTTACGAGGCATTGTCTCAGGAAGAATGTGAACGCTAATTTCATATTGATCAAGCAGGAGCAAGGAAGGCATAAAAGATCTGAGGAACCACGCATGATGGAAGAGAAAACAAGCCAAAGCAAACGGGACTCCTCCTGCTGAGAAGGTCTGCCTCGAATCTGCATGGCAGATGGTGAACAGCCATGTTGGACGTGATCCTTGCCCTGGGACACATGTTGCAGGCGTCCTGCTGTTCCAGAACCAACAAAAGTTAAAGGGCCACCAGAGGCCATTGTGAAACGCCGACTCTAATTGGTCCAAGATGCGGTAAAGTCCTCCTCGCGCAGCAACTCCAGGCCGACGGCTCCAAACGAGCCTCAGAATGTCACGTCCAATCATCTTTCAGCATTCGTCACACTGAtccacaaacatttacatttacagcatttaccagacgcccttatccagagcaatttacaattagtagttacagggacagtcccccaggagacactcagggttaagtgtcttgctcagggacatgatggtagtaagtggggtttgaacctgggtcttctggttcataggcgagtgtgttactcaccgGGCTACTACCATCGGTACCAGACCCACAAAGAAGGTTCTTTTATAAAACGTCACTAAATCCACACGACTGCACGtggatttttatatttttctttacagAAAGTTTCGTACATGTGTGCATTTCAGTATGACcgctggcagtgggtgggatttATGGACATTTTACCACTGACAGTTGGACAACTGACTCATATCTTCTCCAAAGCTTGAGGTGCCGTCTGATCCAGGGCTTCTCTGGCTGACAGTTCATGCAGGTTCTGGTAGGAAGGTGTTACATGAACTGGACCATGGAGGAAGTGACCTTCTGGACAGTGTTCTGCTGGAGACTGGACTGGACTGATGGGCACGAATCTGATTCCTGTGTCCGCCAGTTTCATAGCAGGCCTGTATGGTCCATAATTCAGTTATTTTACGTTTTTTAACTCCAACTTTTCTTTACCGCTGTCTATGTTTAGTTAAGTAACGAATATtaacttcctctttagagaagatttagatgaacttgtaaccttcttcttgtctgacttctgtatagaaactagaacagagtgaataaaatgattgtattcatagttgggggtcctagtgaaccagaactgatcacttcatccatggtgacatggaagcacgatgtaagtcgctctggatacggccgtctgccaagtaaatgtaaaacgtaaatgtaaatgagtataATATTTGATATAGATCTTGCACTTTGTTCGCACTACGGACACCATTGCAGCTTTCTCCATTTTTCCACATGACCCCTGTAACATGTTAAATCCCAACTTTACTCTAAATGCCGCACATTGGACACCTTCCTTTCGTACTCTTTCAGTATGTCTGTCCAAGAAAATAACCTCTCGCATCATCCCATTAACACGAGCCACGTTGCCCCGTTTAGAGGTTTAAAGTCCTACTACTGGAATTATTTCCAGAAATGTAGCTTCTGTCTGGGCGGGTCTGATTTCTCACACACCTTCTCAGCGCAGAGGAGTATAAATCCAATGTAAAAAGAATCATTTTCAATCATGACTGCAGTGGTTGAGAGCCTGGAGAGAACGTTTGTGGATGGAAAATGGGATTGTGTTGCCATCTAGAGGAGACGCTGAAATAAATTCTATCTGCTCGTTTCctaaaatgaaacagaattgTTCATTTGTACTGGACCTCGATTTGTGCATGAAAACTGTTTCTGTAAGATGCCTCactgaataatattattatgacaataaattattttatgatttttttccagaaatcaCACTACGTCCTTCCCAGAATACCTCACACCTCTCACTCCATCACTGATGGTCCATATGATGTTTTATACTGCAGAACGTACCACCGGTGGCCAGTGTGGCAAGTTAAAACTGGCAAGAAACACAAACCAGCTGCAGTCAGAAAGATGTGatgctttatttcagttaaactCGGGTGGCAGGGCGGGGACGGCATGAGGGGACGGCATGGGGGGACGGCAGGGCAGGGACGACATGGCGGGGAAGGCATGGGGGGACGACATGGCGGGGACGGCATGGGGGGACGGCAGGGCAGGGACGACATGGCGGGGACGGCATGGGGGGACGGCAGGGCTGGGACGGCAGGGCAGGGACGACATGGCGGGGA includes the following:
- the and2 gene encoding actinodin2, whose protein sequence is MNFVEDLDRLYMAYLQNKHRSEEKPDFNHYLTHLSEVYRACAKSDDPDCVAESTSKPQAKIVMPVQIRDARLLTCNPYLDPYCLFPRPPKAPEEEPAAAPAKVPAPILNSFLPLPLRTPVVPFYAPVVEPFLSAEQRAELLRICSPSDVECLQYHLRAAYGYKPIGPVPSYGSLGCDPSKDPYCWPRLVQRAPSGLYHLYPTCDPDYDPFCVAPPAALAAADSQDAPKGQHCNPLFDEGCNPLSATRLAGLSKPVVEFTPKDEPAAPSLSCDPRFDPSCILAAAAALRRPPPPLPQFQTRHRLGIRGRTKDGHDCYVFYDKDCVPLEAQDERPESPKADCHPFDPSCGRFAPRPAAAGGAAATGIIEPHPDCDPEIDYNCRLRLAEPASNHGDAGAADAAPQYASPPFQDVLRRYLGHNKK